AAACCAAGTGTAATGTTTGCAAAATTTATCATGGCACAGGTGAGTTAATGTGCTATGAAAATAGTGACTTTGATTCTAAACTGAAAGCTTCCTAAATCTGCCGGGATATTTAAAATTATCAAACAGCTAAATCCGGATTCGACAGTTTTCAGAAGTGTGGCATGGAATAAATTTTAGAATGGATTGGTACGATTATTTATTAGTCCCAGTCAATTACAACTTATCAACAAATAAATAATAGAAATTATGAAACGTATTAAATTGAATATCATAGCATTAATGCTTTTAGGATCATCGGCCGCTTTTGCTCAAACTACTCCGGCTTCAACACCAAGCAGTACAACACCTGCAACAGTTCCAAGTACAAGTCGTCCGGCTGGTTCAGCAGGATCCAACGGAACCATGACGCAGCCATCTACATTACCAGGTAGCACAACGCCATCGTCAACGGTTCCAGGCAGCACAACTTATCCTGGCAGCACAGCACCATCAACTGTTCCTGGAAGCAATACGTATCCATCAACAGTTCCGGGCAGTACAACATCACCGTCGTCAACATTACCTGGAAGCAGTACATATCCGTCATCAACAACCCCGGGTAGCACAACATCGCCTGGCAGCTCAACTTTGCCAGGAAGTACAACTACAACACCAGGAAGTACTACGTATCCATCGTCAACTACCACACCTGGCAGTACAACAACGCCTTCATCAACAACAACTGGAAGCGGTATGTCACGTCCATCAACTGGAAGTTCAACATCAAGACCAAAATAATAATAATTCAACCTGGTAAATTTTTTGCCAAATCATAATTGCAAGAAGCCCGGTTACAGATCCTGATGGATTTTGTAACCGGGCCTTTCTTTGAAAAATTTACTATTCAATACTCAGTCTTTTGCTTCCTGTAACTTTTAAGCCCGTTTTGGGCATATTTTCAGTTTTAATATTTTTTCCCAATACGTCACCGGACATTTTTGTGTTCGTAATTTCCACCTGAGAACATCCATTGAAATAAAACATTTTTTTGTTGTCAGATTCTGCGGGCAGCGTATTGCTTCTAATGATCGTATTTCGGCTAAAAATAAGTCCCTGGGTACTTTTGGCATAAAGTACAGGAAAGTCAAATGTCGTAAAAACATTATTTTCAATCCTGATATTGGAATGAACCGGTTTTTTGAAATCTGCGATTTTATTTGACGGATTTATTCCAATCACCGCATTTCCGGGACCTCCCTGATAGGCGCAGTCAATAAACTGATTATTCCGGATCGTCACATCCCGCACAGGACCAGACTCATACCAACCCTCAGCATCCGCTTCAATCAGGATTGCGCTCATACCTGTCCGATAAAAAATGTTGCTTTCTACCACTGCTTTTCGTGGAGTCGTAAGCAAGATTCCTCTTGTATTGGTTCTGGTGAAATAATTATTTTTGATAAAAACCTGTGGAGTCCAGGTCATATTTTCCACACAATCATGGGCTTCAAGTCCAGCTGGTACCACACTTTGAAATGTTAAAATAATGTCCCGGTCATTAACACGCTCCACTGTTTTAACAATTCCTTTTTCAAAACGGATCATTGTTGCAGCGTGAACAAACGCCACAGTATCACCAGTGGAAAAAGCATTGAAGCCGTAACTTTGTCCATGCATAAAACGCAGTTTCAACCTGTTTTTATTGATTTTTTCAATCATACGGAGATTGGTTCCGTGTATATTAATCGGGTCGTCATGTGCTCCGGAAAATTTACAATCCTCAACTGTGATTTGCCCGCGACAACCTGAAAAATGCATAAAATCAGCTGAGGAGGCAATTATGCGTTTGGTTTCTTCTCTCGGAGCACAAGTCACGCGGTGCATCGTAATGTTTTCTGTATACTGGCTCACAATCCCAAGTCCGTGCATATAATGCATTCCAACATCTTCCAGCTTAATATTTTTGCTTTGAAGTATTAACATTCCAACCTGGTCTCTTATAATATCGCGAACGGTCAAAATATTTCCCTGCTTAGGCTTAAAATCAGAAGGTGTATCAAAATGAACCAGATTGGGACGCAATTCCGTAGCCTTACTATTGTTTAAAATTTTCCAGTCGCTGTAACGCATTGTTTTCATGGTCGTATCGAATTCCACACCATGAAAATGAGTGGTTTTCCAGCCTTCACCATGCCAGATAAGTTGCCCGTTGCTGATGGAATATTTTGCATCCGGATGAATTTCAAGGTCAACACCCTGAGCACTAACTTTCACATAGCGCATCTCGGACATGGTAGGTCTTTCAAAATCAACATGAATATTTTGAAGTATCACATTTTCGCATTGATCTAAAACAATGGTCGTCATTTTTCCATGGAAAATGAAAAGTGAGCCATTACCATCTATGGTCAGGTTTTTTGCGTTTTTGAAAAGCATTCCGATGGTTTTTATTTTGGTAGAATCTTCTTCTTCGGTTGAAGTATTTGATACAAAATATTTTGCTCTTATCGCGCCATCCGGCCAGAAATCGTAACGACCTTTTGGAAATATCAACTTTGTACTGTGCCGGGTAATAGCTTCATCAATTATTTTCTGGATCCGGGGTGTAATATTCTCATAAGTATCCGGCTTTACCCCAAAATCTGAAATTGAAATTGTCTGACTGTAAGTAAGTTGATGAGTAAATAAAAATGAAATCAGTAATGCAGCTGATCGTATTAATCTAGAAAAGAGAGGCATAGAAAAAGGCAAATTGAATCTTTAATTGATACACAAATAAAGTAAGCGGTTATGTGTAGCATTTTACCGCAAATTCATAAAATTTATCATAAGTGGAATAACTTTTCAAATTGAAATAAGATGATATGATGTGAAAATACCGCAAATAATATCCTCTGCCAAAAGCAGATAACTGGTACAATTTTTAGTTTCAATACATCTTTCGAATTGATTTATTAAAAATAAGGTAGAAACTTAAAAGCCAAAAAGATGGCAACTGAAACGAAAACCAAAAAGAAACCTGCCGCTAAAAAATGGTCAGGAAAAGTTACAGAGACCAGCGATGCACTGGATTTGGACAAAGATATTTTTGAGTCAAAAGATCCTTCAAAAATTGCTGCATCGTTAAAACATTCGGCGGAAAAAAGCCAGCGTAAAAAATCGTCTCCATACCGTTCAGCCATGTCCATGCTGACTTTTTATGTCAATCGCGCAGGTAAAAATCTGGATGCCTCGCAAAAGAAAATACTGGAAGATGCCAAAGATGAATTGAGAAAATTATTTGACAGAAAACCCGTTCATGCATGATTGCAGGACGAAGCAGTCATCTTGCTGATAATCATACTTTCCTAAGCTGTTTCCGGATAATAGCTAAACGCTAATAGCCAAAAGCTATGAATATTTGGTAAATTGAGTTCTTAATCAGCAAATACAACTTATGAATATTATCAAAGCAAGTGAAATTAAGCCACTTTCGATAACCGGAGATACGGTAATTATTGACGCCAGAGGTGGCGCGGATGCAGAAGATCGGTTTGAAAATGAACACTTAGAAGGTGCTCTTTTTGTAAATCTTGAAACAGATTTATCAGAAAAACCGGAAGATGCAGCTGTTGGCGGTCGCCATCCTTTACCGGAAGCAGTTAAGTTTGGAGAATTTCTGGGTACGCTGGGTATCACGCCCTCTACAAGAGTAATTGTGTACGATGATAAAAGAGGAGCAATGGCTGCCGCCCGTTTCTGGTGGATGATGAAGGCAATCGGACATAAGGAAATTTATGTAGTAAGTGGTGGATTGGAAGCACTTAAAAAAGAAGGTTTGAATATCACCGATGAGACGGAAACTTTGCTTACAGAATTTCCTCCTTATCCCGTAGAAAACTGGATTTCACCTGTTGCCAATATAGCAAAAGTAGCCGAAGCCGCTGCAAGTGAAGATTATGTAGTGATTGACGTGCGTGAAAATTTCAGATACCGCGGAGAAAGTGAACCTATTGATTTGGTAGCCGGTCATATTCCTGGTGCTATCAATATTCCTTATATAGAAAATATGGATGCCGAGGGAAATTTTCTTTCTTCCGATGAATTAAGAGAAAAATACAAAGCTGCTTTGGGCGAACAAAACCCTGAAAATATAATTGTCCACTGCGGCTCGGGCGTTACTGCTTGCCATACACTTTTAGCTTTGGAAGAAGCAGGAATTCAAGGAGCAGAACTTTATGTTGGTTCGTGGAGCGAGTGGTCGAGAAATGACAGACCTGTCGCTACCGGCGATTTGTGATAACCTTTTAAATATTGAAATCCCTGATTTGAGTGTAAAACTTGAATCAGGGATTTTATTTTGGTACATAAGGTCCGCCTGTTTCTCCCCATCCCCAAACCGGCATCGGCTCAGAATCATTTAGGGGATTTTCTGTTTCCTTTGAATTAATGACTGCAATTCGGCTTCCCCATTCGAGATATCCAACAAGTGCGGAGCGGAATTCCGGATCATCTGCAAGATTTACCTCGTCGCAACTTTCCAACAACAAAGCAATCCACCTCTTTCTTTTCGGTTCGTCCAGCATTTTCCCCAAATGATGCGCTATCATTTTATAATGACTTCCCTGATCTTCCTCAGAGTAAAGTTTTGGTCCGCCAAAAACTTCACCGATAAAATGCGCTACATGTTTACTGTGATCACCGGACATATTTTTGAAGACCGGATATAACAAATCGTCCTGAAATACTTTGTCGTAAAATACCTGGGTTAATTTTTCCAGCGCCTCGTTGCCGCCTGCCCATTCGTAAAGTGTGGGGATTTTCTT
The nucleotide sequence above comes from Dyadobacter subterraneus. Encoded proteins:
- a CDS encoding sulfurtransferase, producing MNIIKASEIKPLSITGDTVIIDARGGADAEDRFENEHLEGALFVNLETDLSEKPEDAAVGGRHPLPEAVKFGEFLGTLGITPSTRVIVYDDKRGAMAAARFWWMMKAIGHKEIYVVSGGLEALKKEGLNITDETETLLTEFPPYPVENWISPVANIAKVAEAAASEDYVVIDVRENFRYRGESEPIDLVAGHIPGAINIPYIENMDAEGNFLSSDELREKYKAALGEQNPENIIVHCGSGVTACHTLLALEEAGIQGAELYVGSWSEWSRNDRPVATGDL
- a CDS encoding right-handed parallel beta-helix repeat-containing protein, with protein sequence MPLFSRLIRSAALLISFLFTHQLTYSQTISISDFGVKPDTYENITPRIQKIIDEAITRHSTKLIFPKGRYDFWPDGAIRAKYFVSNTSTEEEDSTKIKTIGMLFKNAKNLTIDGNGSLFIFHGKMTTIVLDQCENVILQNIHVDFERPTMSEMRYVKVSAQGVDLEIHPDAKYSISNGQLIWHGEGWKTTHFHGVEFDTTMKTMRYSDWKILNNSKATELRPNLVHFDTPSDFKPKQGNILTVRDIIRDQVGMLILQSKNIKLEDVGMHYMHGLGIVSQYTENITMHRVTCAPREETKRIIASSADFMHFSGCRGQITVEDCKFSGAHDDPINIHGTNLRMIEKINKNRLKLRFMHGQSYGFNAFSTGDTVAFVHAATMIRFEKGIVKTVERVNDRDIILTFQSVVPAGLEAHDCVENMTWTPQVFIKNNYFTRTNTRGILLTTPRKAVVESNIFYRTGMSAILIEADAEGWYESGPVRDVTIRNNQFIDCAYQGGPGNAVIGINPSNKIADFKKPVHSNIRIENNVFTTFDFPVLYAKSTQGLIFSRNTIIRSNTLPAESDNKKMFYFNGCSQVEITNTKMSGDVLGKNIKTENMPKTGLKVTGSKRLSIE
- a CDS encoding group II truncated hemoglobin yields the protein MEKKIPTLYEWAGGNEALEKLTQVFYDKVFQDDLLYPVFKNMSGDHSKHVAHFIGEVFGGPKLYSEEDQGSHYKMIAHHLGKMLDEPKRKRWIALLLESCDEVNLADDPEFRSALVGYLEWGSRIAVINSKETENPLNDSEPMPVWGWGETGGPYVPK
- a CDS encoding DUF3175 domain-containing protein, producing MATETKTKKKPAAKKWSGKVTETSDALDLDKDIFESKDPSKIAASLKHSAEKSQRKKSSPYRSAMSMLTFYVNRAGKNLDASQKKILEDAKDELRKLFDRKPVHA